In Caproiciproducens sp. NJN-50, the following are encoded in one genomic region:
- a CDS encoding pseudouridine-5'-phosphate glycosidase, with protein MKSLEQYLTVSPEVKDALENNRPVVALESTIISHGMPYPKNVETALNVEKIIRDNGAVPATVAVIGGRLRAGLTEQEITYLGKKGLAVTKASRRDLPVLAARGGDGATTVAATMIVAALAGIRVFATGGIGGVHRGAEVTMDISADLEELARTPVMVVCAGAKSILDLGLTLEYLETKGVSVLGYRTEELPAFFTRKSGFRVDYRVETPNELARICRAKQDMNLGGGLLVTNPIPEEYAMDPGYISRSIDEACAEAKRLGIKGKEITPYLLDKIQKITGGKSLEANIRLVYNNAELGAKVACELCGLER; from the coding sequence ATGAAATCGCTTGAACAATATTTAACCGTGTCCCCGGAGGTCAAAGACGCGCTTGAAAACAACAGACCGGTCGTGGCGCTGGAGTCCACCATCATTTCCCATGGAATGCCGTACCCGAAAAACGTGGAAACGGCGCTGAACGTGGAAAAGATCATCCGGGATAACGGCGCGGTGCCGGCGACTGTCGCGGTCATCGGGGGAAGACTGCGCGCGGGTTTAACGGAACAGGAGATCACCTATCTCGGCAAAAAGGGACTGGCGGTGACCAAGGCGAGCCGCAGGGACCTGCCGGTGCTGGCCGCGCGCGGGGGGGACGGCGCGACGACCGTAGCCGCCACCATGATCGTTGCGGCCCTGGCGGGAATTCGGGTTTTTGCGACCGGCGGGATCGGCGGGGTTCATCGCGGGGCCGAAGTTACCATGGATATTTCCGCCGATCTGGAGGAACTGGCCCGGACGCCGGTCATGGTGGTCTGCGCGGGCGCGAAATCGATCCTGGACCTTGGGCTGACGCTGGAATATCTCGAGACGAAAGGCGTTTCCGTTCTCGGCTACCGGACCGAGGAACTGCCGGCGTTTTTTACGAGGAAAAGCGGATTCCGGGTGGATTACCGTGTGGAGACCCCGAATGAGCTGGCGCGCATCTGCCGCGCAAAGCAGGATATGAACCTCGGCGGCGGACTTCTGGTGACCAATCCGATTCCGGAGGAATACGCCATGGACCCCGGCTACATCAGCCGTTCCATCGACGAAGCCTGCGCGGAAGCCAAACGGCTTGGAATCAAGGGCAAGGAAATCACCCCGTATCTGTTGGACAAGATTCAGAAGATCACAGGGGGAAAAAGCCTGGAAGCCAACATCCGGCTCGTCTACAACAACGCCGAGCTGGGCGCGAAGGTTGCCTGTGAGCTGTGCGGGTTGGAACGATAA
- a CDS encoding PfkB family carbohydrate kinase: MTERERQIFRWIEGNPLISQQELAQKAGITRSSVAVHISNLMKKGLIRGKGYILQQEPYAVVVGGANIDIGGTPFRPLVRRDSNPGRVILSSGGVGRNIAVSLSQLGAGVKLVTALGDDAYAAQIADGCRRAGLDLSGSLTVPGGATSTYLYLTDEKGEMELAVNDMQIYEHLTPEFLKTKMDLIENAALCVMDTNLTAETVRWLAENVHCPIFCDPVSAAKAGKLTGLLGRIHTLKPNRLEAELLSGIKIEDERSMEQAAAALLETGLERVFLSLGEDGVYCADRGERFKLPCAPSKPVNGTGVGDSFMAAAAWGWMRGLSLRECGRAGQAAAAICIESPQTVSPDLNETALLDRMGSQEEQKTHIDSRS, from the coding sequence ATGACGGAACGGGAGCGCCAGATCTTTCGCTGGATCGAAGGCAATCCGCTGATCTCACAGCAGGAACTGGCTCAAAAAGCCGGGATCACAAGATCTTCCGTTGCGGTCCACATTTCCAACCTGATGAAAAAAGGGCTGATCCGCGGCAAGGGCTATATTCTTCAGCAGGAGCCTTACGCCGTTGTGGTCGGCGGGGCGAACATCGACATCGGCGGAACGCCGTTCCGGCCGCTGGTCAGGCGGGACTCCAATCCCGGCCGCGTCATCCTGTCCTCGGGCGGAGTCGGCAGGAATATCGCGGTCAGTCTGTCTCAGCTCGGAGCCGGGGTGAAGCTCGTCACCGCGCTCGGCGACGACGCGTATGCGGCGCAGATCGCGGACGGCTGCCGCAGGGCGGGGCTCGATCTTTCGGGATCGCTGACGGTTCCGGGCGGGGCGACCTCCACCTATCTCTATTTGACCGATGAGAAGGGAGAGATGGAGTTGGCCGTCAACGACATGCAGATTTATGAACACTTGACGCCGGAATTCCTGAAGACCAAGATGGACCTGATCGAGAATGCCGCCCTGTGCGTCATGGATACCAACCTGACTGCGGAGACGGTGCGCTGGCTCGCTGAAAACGTCCATTGCCCGATTTTCTGCGACCCGGTGTCCGCTGCCAAGGCCGGCAAGCTCACCGGCCTGCTCGGACGTATTCACACGCTCAAGCCGAACCGGCTGGAAGCGGAGCTGCTCAGCGGAATAAAAATCGAGGATGAACGGTCGATGGAACAGGCGGCCGCCGCCCTTCTCGAAACGGGGCTGGAACGGGTGTTTCTTTCGCTGGGAGAGGACGGGGTCTACTGCGCGGACCGCGGCGAACGCTTCAAATTGCCATGCGCTCCTTCCAAACCGGTCAACGGCACGGGCGTCGGCGACAGCTTTATGGCCGCCGCGGCCTGGGGCTGGATGCGGGGGCTTTCGCTGCGCGAATGCGGCAGGGCGGGCCAGGCGGCCGCGGCCATCTGTATCGAAAGCCCGCAGACCGTCAGCCCGGATTTGAACGAGACTGCCCTTTTGGACCGGATGGGGAGTCAGGAAGAACAAAAAACGCACATTGATTCCAGATCATAA
- a CDS encoding Crp/Fnr family transcriptional regulator, whose product MDLAEYLASESDSLRAKLSPIMDSFPGGAPVSPVSLDSGDALIREGDLCERVSLLLCGRVSVIISRPRFSSYTVTDFRPFEFFGEYELLAGRNRYLAEVRAVSPCRFLTFSSQAYLQWVKNDPEFFFGRVRSILGTLLDQTVNERARHFLDASGRVIQVLLRAYDTRREPLEDVRLDLTRAEIAERTGCSVRTVNRVVRGLAQKGFLSVTHGKIRLNAARRQALFKEFDSHL is encoded by the coding sequence ATGGATCTTGCCGAATATCTAGCTTCGGAAAGCGACTCCTTACGGGCAAAACTTTCGCCGATCATGGATTCCTTTCCCGGCGGAGCGCCCGTATCTCCCGTTTCCCTCGATTCGGGAGACGCCCTGATCCGCGAGGGGGACCTCTGCGAAAGGGTTTCCCTTCTGCTGTGCGGCCGTGTTTCGGTGATCATCAGCCGCCCCCGCTTTTCCAGCTATACGGTGACGGATTTCAGGCCGTTCGAATTTTTTGGGGAATACGAGCTGCTCGCCGGAAGAAACCGCTACCTTGCGGAAGTGCGGGCCGTCTCCCCCTGCCGGTTTCTCACCTTTTCTTCTCAGGCTTATCTGCAGTGGGTGAAAAACGACCCGGAATTCTTTTTCGGCAGGGTCCGCAGCATTCTGGGAACTCTGCTGGACCAAACGGTCAACGAAAGGGCCCGGCATTTTCTGGATGCTTCCGGCCGGGTGATTCAGGTTCTGCTGCGCGCCTACGACACGAGAAGAGAGCCGCTGGAAGACGTCAGGCTGGACCTGACGCGCGCGGAAATCGCGGAGCGGACCGGCTGCAGCGTCCGCACCGTCAACCGGGTCGTCCGCGGCCTCGCGCAAAAGGGCTTTCTCTCTGTGACCCACGGCAAAATCAGGCTGAACGCCGCCCGGCGTCAGGCGCTTTTCAAAGAGTTTGACTCCCATTTGTGA
- a CDS encoding YjjI family glycine radical enzyme produces MFDSENTYKTLTSRELTHEQKLMGLAKCAENALDALNIPPRTKHYFETGAINDLFEGGAPYRPRYILPDYGRFVRQGSEFLKLDPPKTLDELLFSLMILYRHVPSITNFPVYLGSLDRLIGPFLEGHPDEEVCEKLRLFLTYLDRTITDSFCHANLGPEESRAGHLILKVERELQNTVPNLTIKYDPSVTPDPFMEEAIQCSLRCSNPAVCNDPANRAPFGERYGVASCYNILPVCGGAYTLTRVTLTELVKEAESEEHFLNTLLPECLRLIADYMNERIRFIVEQSGFFESNFLVREGLISKDRFLPMFGVTGMAECVNTLMKEKGKIYGRDKEADDLAKRIMDRIRELVDGYEAAYSPLTGGKFLLHAQVGLDSDLGITSGVRIAIGDEPDSFADHLRHCARFHRYFPAGVGDIFPIADNVKQNPAALLDVVKGAFSLGVQYMSFYSASTDLVRITGYLVKRSEMEKYRSHQAVLQNTTQLGSASYATNHLEKRKVRMA; encoded by the coding sequence ATGTTCGACTCGGAGAATACCTACAAAACACTGACATCCCGCGAACTGACCCACGAGCAAAAGCTGATGGGGCTGGCAAAATGCGCGGAAAACGCGCTGGATGCGCTGAACATCCCTCCGCGGACAAAGCATTACTTTGAAACCGGCGCGATCAACGATTTGTTTGAAGGTGGCGCCCCCTACCGTCCGCGCTATATCCTGCCCGACTACGGGCGCTTCGTGCGTCAGGGCAGCGAATTTTTAAAGCTGGACCCGCCGAAGACGCTGGATGAGCTGCTCTTTTCGCTGATGATTCTTTACCGCCACGTCCCGTCCATCACCAACTTTCCGGTTTATCTCGGCAGCCTCGACAGGCTGATCGGCCCGTTCCTCGAGGGACATCCCGACGAGGAGGTCTGTGAGAAGCTCCGCCTGTTCCTCACCTATCTGGACCGGACGATCACGGATTCGTTTTGTCACGCGAACCTGGGACCGGAGGAGTCGCGCGCCGGACACCTGATTCTGAAAGTGGAGCGGGAACTCCAGAACACCGTCCCAAACCTGACGATCAAATATGATCCTTCCGTCACCCCCGATCCTTTTATGGAAGAGGCAATCCAATGCTCGCTCCGGTGTTCCAACCCCGCCGTTTGCAACGACCCGGCGAACCGCGCCCCGTTTGGGGAACGCTACGGCGTAGCGAGCTGCTACAACATCCTGCCGGTCTGCGGCGGCGCCTACACGCTGACCCGCGTCACGCTGACCGAGCTGGTGAAGGAGGCCGAAAGCGAGGAGCATTTTCTGAACACGCTGCTGCCGGAGTGCCTCCGCCTGATCGCGGATTACATGAACGAGCGCATCCGTTTCATCGTGGAGCAGTCCGGATTCTTCGAATCCAACTTTCTGGTGCGCGAGGGTCTGATCTCGAAGGACCGTTTTCTGCCGATGTTCGGCGTGACGGGAATGGCGGAATGCGTCAACACGCTGATGAAGGAAAAAGGCAAGATCTATGGGCGGGACAAGGAAGCCGACGACCTCGCGAAAAGGATCATGGACCGAATCCGGGAGCTTGTGGACGGCTATGAAGCGGCTTATTCCCCGCTGACCGGCGGAAAATTCCTGCTGCACGCGCAGGTCGGGCTCGACAGCGACCTCGGCATCACCTCCGGCGTGCGCATCGCGATCGGCGACGAGCCGGATTCTTTCGCGGATCACCTGCGCCACTGCGCGCGGTTCCACCGCTACTTCCCCGCCGGCGTCGGCGACATCTTCCCGATCGCGGACAATGTGAAACAGAACCCCGCCGCGCTTCTCGACGTCGTCAAGGGCGCGTTTTCGCTCGGCGTCCAGTATATGAGCTTTTACTCCGCCAGCACGGACCTGGTCCGCATCACCGGATACCTGGTCAAACGCAGCGAGATGGAAAAATACCGCAGCCATCAGGCCGTGCTTCAGAACACCACGCAGCTTGGTTCCGCGAGCTACGCGACCAACCATCTGGAAAAGCGAAAGGTGCGCATGGCATGA
- a CDS encoding YjjW family glycine radical enzyme activase, which yields MTKAPVNRIIPFSTVDGPGSRTSVFLQGCNIACGYCHNPETQRLCNSCGACVPKCPAGALSLRDSRIIWDPSKCVSCDTCIAVCPNRASPKVREMDAGQVMAEVEKNIPFIRGVTVSGGECMLYPQFLTEFCTLAKGRGLSCLLDSNGTAAFSDFPELMKVCDGVMLDVKSWSPEIFHSLTGGDNAAVKENLRFLSSLGKLEEVRIVCLDGHVDTEAAIRGIAEMFGPETIHTRLVLIPFRPFGVKGKYASLSSPSPQRMQNLRELAVGAGFKSITVK from the coding sequence ATGACAAAGGCGCCCGTCAACAGGATCATCCCGTTCAGCACGGTGGACGGTCCCGGCAGCCGGACCTCCGTTTTCCTGCAGGGCTGCAATATCGCCTGCGGCTACTGCCACAACCCGGAAACGCAGCGCCTCTGCAATTCCTGCGGGGCATGCGTTCCGAAATGTCCCGCCGGGGCGCTCTCCCTGCGGGACAGCCGCATTATCTGGGACCCATCAAAATGCGTTTCCTGCGACACCTGCATCGCGGTCTGCCCAAACCGCGCGTCCCCGAAAGTCCGTGAAATGGATGCGGGGCAGGTCATGGCGGAGGTGGAAAAAAATATTCCGTTCATCCGCGGCGTCACGGTTTCCGGCGGGGAGTGCATGCTGTACCCGCAGTTCCTGACCGAATTCTGCACGCTGGCCAAAGGGCGCGGCCTTTCCTGCCTGCTGGACAGCAACGGCACGGCCGCCTTTTCCGATTTTCCGGAACTGATGAAAGTCTGCGACGGCGTCATGCTGGACGTCAAGTCCTGGTCGCCGGAGATTTTCCACAGTCTGACGGGCGGGGACAATGCCGCCGTCAAAGAAAATCTGCGGTTTCTTTCAAGCCTCGGAAAGCTGGAAGAGGTCCGCATCGTCTGCCTCGACGGGCATGTGGACACCGAAGCCGCGATCCGCGGCATTGCCGAAATGTTCGGGCCGGAAACTATCCACACCCGCCTCGTCCTGATTCCGTTTCGGCCGTTCGGCGTGAAGGGAAAATACGCTTCCCTCTCCTCCCCCTCCCCGCAGCGGATGCAAAATCTGCGCGAGCTGGCAGTCGGCGCCGGATTTAAATCAATCACAGTAAAATAG